TGGTCTTAGAGGGTCATTGCCTCAAAACTTTAACCAACTCTCAGAACTCTACAATCTGGGTCTGCAACGCAACAACCTCAGTGGGATGTTGCCCTCTTTTAGTGGATTATCCAAATTGGAATTTGCTTTCTTAGATTACAATAAATTTGATTCAATTCCATCTGATTTCTTTAGTGGGCTTAGCAGCCTTAGAGTCTTGTCTTTGGAAGAAAATCCACTGAATATGAGTAGTGGCTGGTTTTTTCCCCTGGATTTGCAAAAATCAGTGCAGTTAACCAACCTTTCTCTGGTGCAATGTAACTTGGTCGGACCATTACCGGATTTTCTGGGCACATTGGCATCTCTCACAAATCTGAGGCTTTCAGGTAACAAGCTGTCTGGTGCCATACCAGCAACTTTTGCACAATCTTCAATCCAGGTTTTGTGGTTGAATAATCAAGAAGGTGGTGGGTTGAGTGGTCCTATTGATGTTATTGCTTCAATGCCTTTCCTTAGACAGGTTTGGCTACATGGAAACCAGTTCACTGGGCCAATTCCTCGGAATATTGGAAATCTAATTTCCTTGCAGGAACTCAATCTCAACAGCAATCAACTTGTTGGCTTGATTCCAGAGTCCCTGGCACTTATGGATCTTGATATCCTTGTGTTAAACAACAACATGCTAATGGGTCCAATACCGAAATTTAAGGCTGCCAATGTTTCTTatgattacaatttattttgtcAGAATGAGCCTGGACTAGAATGTGGCCCTCAAGTTACTGTTTTGCTGGATTTTCTTGATAAGCTGAATTACCCTTCATTTCTGGTTTCTGATTGGTCTGGTGATGAACCATGCACACGCAGCACAGGGTCATGGTTTGGATTGAGCTGCAATTCCAACTCAGAGATATCTATTATGAATCTACCTAGACACAAGCTAAATGGTACACTAAGTCCCTCACTTGCTAAGTTAGATTCACTTCGTCAAATTAGGCTTTCAGGAAACAACATAACCGGCTCTGTTCCTACTAATTTCACCAAATTAACATCTTTGGAGTTGTTGGATTTAAGTTATAACAATCTTGAGCCTCCATTTCCAAATTTTCATGATGATTTGAAGATTATTATTACGGGTAATCCCCTTCTTCTGAATAAAACTGGAGGAAGTCCCAGTCCTATGCCTATTGACAGCCCACCTTCACCACAAAATCCATCACAGCCTCCATCCTCTCATAAGCCACCTATTCCAGATCAGAGTTCAAGATCAAACCAATCCAAGCCCAATGACTTGAAAAGATTCAAAACAACAGTAATAGTGGCTGGAGTTGTGTTGTTTACACTTGTAGCACTTTTGGTTGTTTATCTCTTGCTATGTTGTAGGAAGAACAAAAAAGCCTCCTTGGATGCTCCAAGTACCATTGTGGTTCATCCTCGCAATCCATCTGATCCAGACAACATAGTTAAAATTGCAGTTTCAAACGCCACTGGAAGTTTGTCTACAAAGACTGGTACAAGTTCTCTGAGTAACATCAGTGGTGAAACTCAAAACTCTCACATGATTGAGGATGGCAACCTTGTCATCTCTATACAAGTACTACGCAAGGTTACCAATGACTTTGCTTCAGAAAATGAACTAGGTCGTGGAGGGTTTGGGACTGTTTACAGGGGAGAACTTGAAGATGGGACAAAAATAGCAGTGAAGAGAATGGAGCATGGGGTTATTACCAGTAAGGCAATAGAGGAGTTTCAAGCAGAAATAGCTGTTCTTTCCAAGGTACGGCACCGCCATCTGGTATCCTTGTTGGGGTATTCCATTGAAGGCAATGAAAGACTTTTGGTTTATGAATATATGTCTCTTGGAGCTCTAAGCCAGCATCTTTTTCATTGGAAAAGCTTGAACTTTGAGCCTTTGTCTTGGTCAAAGAGGCTTGCAATAGCACTAGATGTTGCCAGAGGGATAGAATACCTTCATAGTCTTGCCCGTCAGACTTTTATTCATCGAGATCTTAAGTCTTCTAATATCTTATTGGGTGATGATTTCCGGGCTAAAGTTTCAGACTTTGGTTTGGTGAAGCATGCCCCAGACAGTGAGAAGTCTGTAGTTACCAAGCTTGCTGGGACATTTGGATACCTTGCCCCTGAATATGCAGGTATGGCCTTATTAAAATCACCTCTTCTGACCATAATGTATATGTAGAAATTTAGCATTAACTGCCTAATGGAATCATTATACCCTCTctgtatattaatttatattcagTTACATTGTTCTTAGATGAAAACATCTTAGTAGTGTGCAAGAATTAACAAGGAATGATGTCTAATTACAAGTcataatgtttcaaaatttgTAAGCAATGCGATACTTGTATCACTCATCTAACAGTTGGTCATACCATTGCAATGTGAGGTTTTATCATTTCAGTGTGTTTGATGTGCCTGCCTAGCT
This region of Vigna unguiculata cultivar IT97K-499-35 chromosome 5, ASM411807v1, whole genome shotgun sequence genomic DNA includes:
- the LOC114185622 gene encoding receptor protein kinase TMK1-like, with product MHTYRLTMEGVQIEEVFILFCFCLITTVSFGATNSNDVKVLNDFRKGLENPELLKWPEEGDDPCGPPLWPYVYCSGDRVNQIQAKNLGLRGSLPQNFNQLSELYNLGLQRNNLSGMLPSFSGLSKLEFAFLDYNKFDSIPSDFFSGLSSLRVLSLEENPLNMSSGWFFPLDLQKSVQLTNLSLVQCNLVGPLPDFLGTLASLTNLRLSGNKLSGAIPATFAQSSIQVLWLNNQEGGGLSGPIDVIASMPFLRQVWLHGNQFTGPIPRNIGNLISLQELNLNSNQLVGLIPESLALMDLDILVLNNNMLMGPIPKFKAANVSYDYNLFCQNEPGLECGPQVTVLLDFLDKLNYPSFLVSDWSGDEPCTRSTGSWFGLSCNSNSEISIMNLPRHKLNGTLSPSLAKLDSLRQIRLSGNNITGSVPTNFTKLTSLELLDLSYNNLEPPFPNFHDDLKIIITGNPLLLNKTGGSPSPMPIDSPPSPQNPSQPPSSHKPPIPDQSSRSNQSKPNDLKRFKTTVIVAGVVLFTLVALLVVYLLLCCRKNKKASLDAPSTIVVHPRNPSDPDNIVKIAVSNATGSLSTKTGTSSLSNISGETQNSHMIEDGNLVISIQVLRKVTNDFASENELGRGGFGTVYRGELEDGTKIAVKRMEHGVITSKAIEEFQAEIAVLSKVRHRHLVSLLGYSIEGNERLLVYEYMSLGALSQHLFHWKSLNFEPLSWSKRLAIALDVARGIEYLHSLARQTFIHRDLKSSNILLGDDFRAKVSDFGLVKHAPDSEKSVVTKLAGTFGYLAPEYAVMGKITTKVDVFSYGVVLMELLTGLVALDESRPEESRYLAEWFWRIKSSKEKLMAAIDPVVEASEETFESITIVAELAGHCTAREAHHRPDMGHAVNVLSALVEKWQPVDDELDCYSGIDYTRPLPQMLKIWKEAESKEFSYTSSLDNSRSSIAARPTGFADSFTSADAR